Genomic segment of Paenibacillus polymyxa:
GAGAAATATCGCCGCCGTAGCATTTGGCCAAGACGTTTTTACGCATCGCCTTAACGGTTTCACGCGCCACAACCTTTGTTCCCACAGATGCCTGGATCGGCACCTCGAACATTTGACGCGGGATGAGCTCGCGCAGCTTCTCACAGATAATACGTCCGCGATGATAAGCCCGATCTCTATGCACGATGAACGACAGCGCATCGACCTGCTCGCCATTCAACAAAATATCCATTTTCACCAGGTTGGACTGGCGATAGCCTGAAATCTCATAATCAAAGGAAGCATAGCCTTTGGTACTTGATTTAAGCTGATCGAAGAAATCATATACGATTTCAGACAGCGGAATTTGATACGTAATGGTTACCCGTGTCGTATCCAGGTATTCCATATTTACGTATTCCCCACGCTTGGTTTGACAAAGCTCCATCACCGTACCTACGTAATCATTAGGGACGATAATACCTGCTTTAACATAAGGCTCTTCCACATGTTCAATCCGTCCGATTTCCGGATAATTCGATGGGTTGTCGATCTGGATCGTTTCCCCATTCGTCAACTTTATGCGGTAAATAACGCTTGGTGCTGTTGTAATCAGCGGAATGTTAAATTCACGTTCAATCCGCTCCTGGATAACGTCCATATGAAGCAGACCAAGGAATCCGCAACGGAAGCCAAAGCCCAACGCGCTTGATGTTTCCGGCTCAAAACTGAGCGAAGCATCGTTCAACTGTAGCTTTTCAAGCGCCTCACGCAGATCGTTATACTCCGATGTTTCGATTGGATACAGACCGCAATAAACCATCGGATTTATTTTGCGATAACCTGGCATCGGTTCTAATGTTGGATTTTTTGCATCTGTCACGGTATCCCCGACACGCGTATCGCCTACATGCTTAATTCCGGCAACGATAAAGCCAACATCACCGATATTCAGCTCGTCCACGATGTTCATACGCGGCATAAAAGCACCAACTTCAATAACATCAAACGTTTTGTCAGTCGCCATCATTTTAATTTTCGAACCGGCTCGGATACTACCATCCACGACGCGAACATATACGATAACGCCTTTATAAGGATCATAGTGCGAATCGAAAATGAGTGCCTTGAGCGGATTATCCGGATTACCTTGCGGAGCAGGTACACTTCTGACCACCTGCTCCAAAATTTCCTTGATACCGATTCCAGCTTTGGCTGAAGCATGTACGGTCTCGCTTGTATCCAAGCCGATAACATCCTCGATTTCCTGTTTTACCCGCTCAGGATCAGCACTTGGCAAATCAATCTTGTTAAGCACCGGCAAAATCTCCAGATTGTTATCCAACGCCAAATATACGTTAGCCAACGTCTGTGCCTCGATTCCCTGCGCGGCGTCTACTACCAGCAAAGCACCTTCACAGGCTGCCAAACTACGGGATACCTCATACGTAAAATCGACGTGTCCCGGTGTATCAATCAAATTCAAAATGTACTCTTCGCCGTCATCGGCCTTATAAGTGAGTCTCACTGCCTGGAGCTTGATCGTAATTCCGCGCTCCCGTTCCAACTCCATCTGGTCAAGCACTTGTTCCTGCATTTCACGAGAAGTGAGTGCACCGGTATATTCTAAAATCCGGTCAGCCAGCGTTGATTTACCATGGTCTATATGTGCAATGATACTAAAGTTCCGAATTTTACGTTGTCTTGCCAAAATGTCAGTCATGCCTTACCCCCACACAATGCCTAGTGTCAATCAGCTTATTATAGCAGTTGTAAGGGGGGTCAGCAATATTTCTATTCTGTTACTCCATCAAATACAGATACGACCCATCGAATGCCCTGTCTCGACAGGTTTTGAAGCAACCCAGCTGTTTTGTCTGCCATCGTATCCACCGAGGCTTGCTGTTCCTTGACGGCCAGCAGTTCACGCGGTGTCTCCAGGCCCTGAGTATTGACATGCTGCGCAGTCGTCGAATACCACCTGTATGTCCCGTGCTCCGTCTGTTCCTCATTTTCTTCCCTTCCACTAGCTTCGTTTATACCCACTCCCAGTGTCGGCTCAACCTTAACATTTCCACTTGTGCTATACGTACCGCTATATGCACGAGCGTTAACTGCGGGTGTATCCTCAATAACCGTCTGTTCATATCCGACTTTCTGTTGATTTACCGATTGAATCGTATCCCCGTTCCATTCCGGTCCATACACTGAACGCAGGCCAGATCCTGCCAGTTGCATACCGAGTAGAATGCCTGCCCCCATGAGCAGTACAAATCCAAGTGCTTTCTTACGAAAATGTCCAGACATTACCCTTCCCCCTTACCGCTACCTCATTTAATTGCCGCTGTTGCTCTTTTTTGTATCCGATACGTTAGTGCCCGCTTTCTGAGCTTTCTGATCTTCCCAATACACTTCACCAATCATGTCTGCCAAAACGTCCGAGGTACGTTTTAACTCCTCCTCGGTGTTGTCAATACCCCCGATTTCGATCAAAATACTGTGGGAAGACAAGCTTTGATTGTACTCACCGTTATTGCCTTTGCCACCATCTTTCCCCCATACACCACGTGATACGCCGTGATACGATTTTTCCAACTTTTCATGAATACGAGCAGCAAAAGCTTCATTCTCGCGCCAATTTTTGTTGTCATGCCCGATAATAAAATATACCTTGGCATATGAAAGCCCATTAATGGTTGCTGTTGTTTTTCCGTGACGTTGTGAATCTCGATGGATATCAAGCAGATAAGTTAAACCTTTATTTCCAGCTAAAGCTTCCTTGACTGTTTCGCGTGAATATTTATAAGAGTAGTTCCAATTGTAATTTTGAACGGTAGTGGCATAATCCTTGTTTACATGCAATGTGGATATCCCTTGCTTTTCCAGTCTCTTCTTTACAAAGTCCCCTACCCTTGACACATTAGCTGATTTAGAACCTGAATTAGGATTGGAACTGGTTTTGCTGAGTAGTGGGTTATATGCTTCTCTGGGATGAGAATGGTAGATTAATATACGCTTGTCCCCTTTGGCTGTATCACCTGGATGATCCTCACGTACCGGGTCTGTTTCCGGTGTTGTCGGAATATCCGGCGTAGTAGTCGGTGGATTCTCAGATGTATCTGAGCCACCAGGGGCATCCGTCGTCCCCTGATCGGGCTGATAATCCGTAGGACCCTCTACCTTGGTGTTCCCCGAACCCTTGCGCAGCAAGACAGGTGCTCCTGCAGACATACCAGGAATCTCACGAGAAATGAGACTTTTAGGGTCCTGCGGATTAATACCTGTAAGCATCTGAAAAACAAAAGGCGACCATTGTTCACCCGACAACGAAGATTGTTGCTTCTTTTGTGCCAAGTGAGGTACTTCCATACCTAGCATATCCGCAAAAAAACCACTAGACACCGAACCTGCCAATCCTTTCATGGAAGAAACAGGAGAGGTTTGTAGACGATTTTCTGCCAATCCCCCTAGCCCCAAAACGACAAATAAAAGCGCCGAGCCCATGATCAGCAGCACAAGCGTATGTCCCATCGCCAAAATTTCGATACCTTTTCTTCTCCATCTTCCGACGTTCCAGGTCTGAATTTTTTTCATGTGGGCCTTGTCCTCCTTCGTCCCGTCGAAACCCGCTTTATTTAGGAACATAGGGTTCCTATCTGCTGCGGAAATCTCTTATACTTCAACTCTATGAACGGAGAACAATTGCTAGAACACAAAAAATCTCTACCACAGGTATATCACCTCCCTTTTTGAAAGAGATTAGATTCCTGTTAAATAGAGACTTTTGTGTATGAAATACGATTGTACCAACCCTTGATTAATGCGTATAGGCGGCGACATTGCCAGGATCAACAGCTTCGTGTAGAGCAGCGTTCAATCCAGTAGCAATAATGTTCGCGATATCTTCAATAAATTCATCGATCTCTTTAGGAGTCACAATCAGATCATGCCCAAGCGGTTGTAGGACCTCTCTCACAAGCCCAAGTCTCTCAGGTTCTGAAATATCGTCCAACATCCCCAGGATTGCTTTTGTAGAAGCCTTTTCTTTGGTAAAATGTGTTTTCATCAGTTCAATTACGTTATTGACAATGGTCGAAGCGTAGCATACCGTTGGTACGCCGATAGCGATACACGGAACGCCCATAATATCCTTGGTAATACCGCGCCGCTTGTTGCCAATACCTGAACCTGGATGTATCCCGATATCGGCCACCTGAATGGTCGTGTTGACGCGCTCCAGTGAACGTGACGCCAGAGCGTCAATGGCAATAATCAGTTCTGGCTTTGTGCGATCCACGATGCCTTGAACGATTTCACTGGACTCGATACCCGTAATACCCAGGACGCCCGGTGCAATTGCGCTCACATCTCGATAGCCCGGGTTGATTTGATCAGGTGTCAGTTCAAAAAATTGACGAGTCACCATTAAATTTTCAACGACAAGCGGACCCAGAGAATCGGGAGTGACGTTCCAGTTGCCCAGACCTACCACCAGTACCTTTGCCGTATTAGAGATTCCTATTTTTTGTATAAAATGCTCCATTTCTTTTGCAAATGCAATAGCGACACGTTGCTGGAGCCCCGTGTCGCCTTCACGCAGGCCGGGTACTTCTAGTGTGACGTAATGTCCTTGTACCCGCCCAATACGGTTGGCTCCTTCTTCATTCAGTACATCCAGCCGTGTGATTTTGATTCCGTTATCTTCCTCCACATTCTCACTTATGCCCGCCAGAGGTACAGGCTGATCCCGTTCGGCCAGTTCTCTTGCCTCTAATGCCAAATCCGTGCGTACCGCATACTTCTGCAAATCCAGATCCATCTTTTAAGCCTCCTTGGATACCATCTTTGACTATAGTGTGCGAGACACCCAACAGGTTTATGCACATCCATTTTCATCCTGTAATTTGCATCGCCTCAGAATGTTTTCTTATTGCAATTTGAGGTGTGGCATGCTAAAATATTTTAAGTTGTGAAACGTTTGTGTTCATAAGTAATGCCTTTACAGGAGGTGAATGTAATGCCAAACATCAAATCCGCTATCAAACGCGTTAAAACTAGCGACAAACGCCGTGCGTTGAACGCTTCCCAAAAATCTGCGCTTCGTACAGCAGTAAAAGCTGCCGATACAGCGTTGGTAGGTAACGAAGCTGAAACTGCTGCTGCTGCTTTCAAAGTAGCTTCCCAAAAGCTGGACAAGGCTGTAACTAAAGGTCTGATCCACAAAAATGCAGCTGCTCGCAAGAAATCCCGCTTGGCGAAAAAACTTAACGCTCTTACAGCTCAAGCGTAAGCAAGAGCTACTTTCATACGTTAATGAAAAAAACCTGACCAGCCTTGGCTGATCAGGTTTTTTTAGTTTATAACTTTTATTAATTTATAGAGTCAGCTTTTCACGATACATTAGCTGACTCTATAACAGCACATGGGGGGAATTAGATTGAAGCCCCCGCACCCATTTTCATCAAAAATAGTTCCAGTCCCAGTACCTTGTCAACGACACCTGTTTTCATATGATAATCCAGCTCGCCCAATTCGTAGAGAAGCTGACGCAGCTGCTCAGGGCGAAACCTCCGCGCTTGGTCTCCTGCAACTTTCACCCCATAAGGATGCAAACTAAGCTGACTCGCAATTTGTTGCTGGGAATAGCTTTGGCCTGCCAGCTCTTTGACCTGCAACATAATACGGAACTGGCGCGTGATCAAAGCGGCAATCTTGATCGGTTCCTCTTTTTGCTTAAGCAACTCATAGAAAATACTGAGTGCCTTATCCAGCCGCAAATTAGCCAGATCCTCAACCATCGCAAATACGTTTTGCTCTGTGTTACGAGGCACCAGGGATTCTATATCAGCGGATGAGATGGTTCCCTGTGCTCCTGCGTACAAGCAGAGCTTGTCTATCTCAGCAGCCAAGGATTGCAGCCCAGTACCTGTGAATTGAATGAGGCTTTCAGCAGCTCCTGCAGCCAATTGCACTTCTCTTTCTCCTGCACGCTTATGAATCCAAGCCACAAGATCATCTCCACCCATTGGAGCAAAAGCAATAACCGAAGCATCACTTTTCAGTTTTTTGACAATCTTTTTCCGTTCATCCAACTTTTCAGCCTGAACCGTAAAAACGATGACGCTATAGTCAGTCGGGTTATCCATATAAGTCAACAGCGTCTCAAGCCGGTGCTCTATCTTACCGCTATCTTTGCCTGCTGCAAATACACTGGTATCCCGTACAATAATCAGCTTCTTTGGTACCAGAAAAGGCGCTGTTTCCGCCTCCTCCACGACCACCTCAATGGGCGTTTCGGTTAAATCATAAGGAATGATGGCGAAGTCACGGTGCTCCTCTTCCACCACTTTCTCTTTAAGCATCTCAACAAACTGCTTCATTTGATATTTTTCACTGCCGTATAGCAAATACACTGGCGAAATGTCGCCTTTGCGAATAGCCTTAGAGGCTGTTTTTACATCCATTTTCCGTTCTCCCCCCACCCAATGATGGTACCCGACATCCGACCGGAAGGCAAGTCATGATACAAACGAAGGGACCCTGCCTATAGGCAGGATCCCTTCACCACCATCTATATCAACACGGCAGCAGAAAGCTCTAGAAACTTTCGGCCGTCGGGATACGACGTCGGTTCATATAGTTTATTCTCTGTTTTTAAAAGTGTGTCAACTTACGGAAACTATTTTCCAGTGCTGCGCGGGACGGTGTACGTATATTTACTTGCTGTCCCATCCTGCTCCGTCTCATACATAAAGGTCTGGCTGTCTTCTGACCAGCTTCCTTTGACCCAGGCACCTTTTAAAGTACGGACTTCCAGGGTTGTTCGGTCTACACCGTTATCGGAAAGCTTATACACTTTCAGCTTTTTGCCCTCAATAGCCACCGCATAGCTACCATCAGGCGAGTTGAGCTGATCTGTAGATGCGGATTGGGCACTATAGCTGGAAGCATTATCGTTGTCTGGAGAGACCAGTGAATTAGATACAAAGCCTTCTTTACGAACCGGGTCTTGTGACACGGATGATTGCTGATCATTAGAAGCTGCATTGCTGCTATCCGTTCCCAAGGCATTCCCCGAATCCTTAGTGATGCTTTTGGAAGTCGTGTCTTTCGACGTTTCGTTTGACGCAATCCGCTCCTGCACCTTCAATTCCTGACTAAGCGACGAAGATGAATCATTCGTACTTGTGCTATCGTTATTACCGTCCTGAGCCGTACCCGTACCCGCTAGGGGCGCTTTTTCCATTTTCGGTTCTAACTGTTCATCAGATGCAATCGTAGGTTGATCAGATTTTTCCTGACTTAACTGTTTGTCCTCAGATTTAGGAGCATCTCCAGCAGACGGATTTTCCTTTGTCATCTGACGATCCGTACGTAGCTGTCCCTGCCCTTCCTCCTGACGAGAAGAATGTTCAGCTGGTGTAGACTTCGTCGAATCTTCCTCCCCAGCTCGCTGATCGTCACGTTTCCCAGCATCCCGTTTGGAAGAGTTCTTTTCATCGTCTGCATTGGTTGCACCTTGTTTGCTCAGGTCAGGTTCTTTATCCGCAGGTGGCCGAGATGCATCCGTTCCTTGCCCCTGCTCTGACGGCTGCTGTGTAGAATCCGAACCAATGGCTGCATCACGGCCTCCACTGCCATTGGATGTATCTGGAAGAATTCCCGTCTGATTCTGCGGATTCGTCACTTCGGGCGTCTGGGTTGTAAGTATGCCTTCCGCATCCTGCACTGTTTTAGGCTCGAAGTTAAATACTACAATCCCCAGTACAACAGCAGCGGCAGCCACGCCCATAGCAGCGCGCCCAGCCATTCGATTCCACCAAGGTGTAGGCTGGGTACGCTGTCTAGGCACTGGTCCAGGCTCTACAGTCACAGGCTGCATTTCCTGAAGCGCACTTCCCTGCTCTTCACGTGCGCGGTCAATGGCATCAAGCTGAGGCATGATGGAATCCACCAGGCTGAACGCCGGGGAAACCGCAGGCAATTCCTCCAGCTCGCGAGAGAGTGTCTGAAGAATAAGAAATTTTTCCGCACAGTCCGGGCAAGTCGCAATATGGTTCATTAATTGGGACGTCTCTTCTTCGCCCAGCTCATGATCCACATAACGCTGCATCCAATCCATCACCTCTTCCCCACACTTCATCCTGATACACCACCTTTCTGATATTCCTGAAGTAGCCCTTGCAATTGCTGTCTTGCACGATATAAGTATGACTTGACCGTATTTAGCGGCAAATCCAGAGAATCTGCAATCTCGTTATAGGAGAAATCCTGCAAATATCTTAAGACAATTACCGTCCGGTGGTGTTCCGGAAGCTGTTGTATAGCCTCACGAACATCCTGTGCCATGTAAGAGGTCAACACCTCGACCTCCACGTTTTGGGGATCGTTGAATATCATGTCGTGCTCGTCAATGGAAACCGAGGGTTTCGTTCTTCTGAATTTGTCGATGCATATATTCGTTACAATGCGTTGGACCCAGGTTTTAAACTGCGCTTTTTCCTCATAAGAGTTAATTTTGGAATAGATCCGTATGAGGGCTTCTTGTGAAGCATCCATGGCGTCCTGCTCATTGTTTAGAATGTAATATGCCGTACGGTACACATGCTGTTCTATCTCTCTTAATAGGGTAATGAGAGCGTCGCGATCGCCCGATTGAGCGGCTCGAATGAGTCCCTGCTCTACCACAAAGGATCCCCCTCTCCCTGCAATATTACAGACGTATCCATTTTGCAAATTGTTGCAGGATAGACGTCTGACACTAATTTTATTTTTTTAACAAAAAAAAATTATACCAAAAAGCCCAGAATCCCCAGCGTATCCTCCTTTAGAATAACAGAAAAAGGGAAGGTAGTCACCTTCCCCTAGCTCCTACATACATCTAAATGCTAGCCTATCGAGCTGCAGGATCATATTGTTACTTCTTGGAAACCAAAAAATCAGATATGAGTTCTAATTGATAAGTCAGAGCAATCGGATCTTGAAAATAAAAATCGTCGATTGAGTATTGATATACTTTACCTGATTTAACGGCAGAAAGGTTCTTCCACACACTTTTAGATAAAATATCTTTTCCTTGGTCTGCTCCGTCGCCTCGGATACCCAACATTAAAAAATCGGCATCGCCCAGCATCTCCGGTAAAGCCTCTATTGAAATGCTGGCCCACCCCTTCTCGAACGCTGCCTTTTCTACCTTCT
This window contains:
- the lepA gene encoding translation elongation factor 4 — protein: MTDILARQRKIRNFSIIAHIDHGKSTLADRILEYTGALTSREMQEQVLDQMELERERGITIKLQAVRLTYKADDGEEYILNLIDTPGHVDFTYEVSRSLAACEGALLVVDAAQGIEAQTLANVYLALDNNLEILPVLNKIDLPSADPERVKQEIEDVIGLDTSETVHASAKAGIGIKEILEQVVRSVPAPQGNPDNPLKALIFDSHYDPYKGVIVYVRVVDGSIRAGSKIKMMATDKTFDVIEVGAFMPRMNIVDELNIGDVGFIVAGIKHVGDTRVGDTVTDAKNPTLEPMPGYRKINPMVYCGLYPIETSEYNDLREALEKLQLNDASLSFEPETSSALGFGFRCGFLGLLHMDVIQERIEREFNIPLITTAPSVIYRIKLTNGETIQIDNPSNYPEIGRIEHVEEPYVKAGIIVPNDYVGTVMELCQTKRGEYVNMEYLDTTRVTITYQIPLSEIVYDFFDQLKSSTKGYASFDYEISGYRQSNLVKMDILLNGEQVDALSFIVHRDRAYHRGRIICEKLRELIPRQMFEVPIQASVGTKVVARETVKAMRKNVLAKCYGGDISRKRKLLEKQKEGKKRMKQVGNVEVPQEAFMAVLKIDE
- a CDS encoding stage II sporulation protein P, producing MKKIQTWNVGRWRRKGIEILAMGHTLVLLIMGSALLFVVLGLGGLAENRLQTSPVSSMKGLAGSVSSGFFADMLGMEVPHLAQKKQQSSLSGEQWSPFVFQMLTGINPQDPKSLISREIPGMSAGAPVLLRKGSGNTKVEGPTDYQPDQGTTDAPGGSDTSENPPTTTPDIPTTPETDPVREDHPGDTAKGDKRILIYHSHPREAYNPLLSKTSSNPNSGSKSANVSRVGDFVKKRLEKQGISTLHVNKDYATTVQNYNWNYSYKYSRETVKEALAGNKGLTYLLDIHRDSQRHGKTTATINGLSYAKVYFIIGHDNKNWRENEAFAARIHEKLEKSYHGVSRGVWGKDGGKGNNGEYNQSLSSHSILIEIGGIDNTEEELKRTSDVLADMIGEVYWEDQKAQKAGTNVSDTKKSNSGN
- the gpr gene encoding GPR endopeptidase; this translates as MDLDLQKYAVRTDLALEARELAERDQPVPLAGISENVEEDNGIKITRLDVLNEEGANRIGRVQGHYVTLEVPGLREGDTGLQQRVAIAFAKEMEHFIQKIGISNTAKVLVVGLGNWNVTPDSLGPLVVENLMVTRQFFELTPDQINPGYRDVSAIAPGVLGITGIESSEIVQGIVDRTKPELIIAIDALASRSLERVNTTIQVADIGIHPGSGIGNKRRGITKDIMGVPCIAIGVPTVCYASTIVNNVIELMKTHFTKEKASTKAILGMLDDISEPERLGLVREVLQPLGHDLIVTPKEIDEFIEDIANIIATGLNAALHEAVDPGNVAAYTH
- the rpsT gene encoding 30S ribosomal protein S20, translating into MPNIKSAIKRVKTSDKRRALNASQKSALRTAVKAADTALVGNEAETAAAAFKVASQKLDKAVTKGLIHKNAAARKKSRLAKKLNALTAQA
- the holA gene encoding DNA polymerase III subunit delta, which gives rise to MDVKTASKAIRKGDISPVYLLYGSEKYQMKQFVEMLKEKVVEEEHRDFAIIPYDLTETPIEVVVEEAETAPFLVPKKLIIVRDTSVFAAGKDSGKIEHRLETLLTYMDNPTDYSVIVFTVQAEKLDERKKIVKKLKSDASVIAFAPMGGDDLVAWIHKRAGEREVQLAAGAAESLIQFTGTGLQSLAAEIDKLCLYAGAQGTISSADIESLVPRNTEQNVFAMVEDLANLRLDKALSIFYELLKQKEEPIKIAALITRQFRIMLQVKELAGQSYSQQQIASQLSLHPYGVKVAGDQARRFRPEQLRQLLYELGELDYHMKTGVVDKVLGLELFLMKMGAGASI
- a CDS encoding anti-sigma factor, whose protein sequence is MKCGEEVMDWMQRYVDHELGEEETSQLMNHIATCPDCAEKFLILQTLSRELEELPAVSPAFSLVDSIMPQLDAIDRAREEQGSALQEMQPVTVEPGPVPRQRTQPTPWWNRMAGRAAMGVAAAAVVLGIVVFNFEPKTVQDAEGILTTQTPEVTNPQNQTGILPDTSNGSGGRDAAIGSDSTQQPSEQGQGTDASRPPADKEPDLSKQGATNADDEKNSSKRDAGKRDDQRAGEEDSTKSTPAEHSSRQEEGQGQLRTDRQMTKENPSAGDAPKSEDKQLSQEKSDQPTIASDEQLEPKMEKAPLAGTGTAQDGNNDSTSTNDSSSSLSQELKVQERIASNETSKDTTSKSITKDSGNALGTDSSNAASNDQQSSVSQDPVRKEGFVSNSLVSPDNDNASSYSAQSASTDQLNSPDGSYAVAIEGKKLKVYKLSDNGVDRTTLEVRTLKGAWVKGSWSEDSQTFMYETEQDGTASKYTYTVPRSTGK
- a CDS encoding RNA polymerase sigma factor; this translates as MVEQGLIRAAQSGDRDALITLLREIEQHVYRTAYYILNNEQDAMDASQEALIRIYSKINSYEEKAQFKTWVQRIVTNICIDKFRRTKPSVSIDEHDMIFNDPQNVEVEVLTSYMAQDVREAIQQLPEHHRTVIVLRYLQDFSYNEIADSLDLPLNTVKSYLYRARQQLQGLLQEYQKGGVSG